In Methanonatronarchaeum sp. AMET-Sl, one genomic interval encodes:
- a CDS encoding glutaredoxin domain-containing protein: protein MDYRIFTTENCSKCERLKQYFLENDIDFEEVDMASPESRSELAMNEVFTLSAPVLNIEDSYYTISDLFMDSKLNKELLSDLEEETDESG from the coding sequence ATGGATTATAGGATTTTTACAACAGAAAACTGCAGTAAGTGTGAAAGGTTGAAACAATATTTTCTGGAAAACGACATCGATTTTGAAGAAGTTGACATGGCCTCTCCTGAATCAAGGAGCGAGTTAGCTATGAACGAGGTCTTCACACTATCCGCCCCCGTACTGAATATTGAAGATAGTTATTATACAATATCTGATTTGTTTATGGATTCGAAATTGAATAAAGAATTATTGAGTGATCTGGAGGAAGAGACCGATGAGTCAGGATGA
- the pyrE gene encoding orotate phosphoribosyltransferase: MVKKLIKLLNDFGGVKYGEFTLSSGEESSYYIDIKAVSTEPDFLKEVGKEISGYVGGVDRLAGIALGGIPLVTATSLESGVPYLMIRKQEKGYGTDDRIEGSYLEGESVVIIEDVTTSGNSVLSGVETLRNVGLTVDKAITVVDRESGAIENLREHGVELEALISVSQLIDE, from the coding sequence GTGGTCAAAAAGTTGATAAAACTATTAAATGATTTTGGCGGAGTTAAGTATGGTGAGTTCACTCTCTCTTCCGGTGAAGAGAGTAGTTATTATATTGATATAAAGGCGGTTAGCACCGAACCTGACTTCCTTAAAGAAGTTGGTAAGGAGATATCAGGTTATGTAGGTGGTGTTGATCGGTTGGCTGGAATCGCTTTGGGTGGCATTCCCTTGGTTACTGCTACTTCTCTTGAGTCGGGTGTTCCCTACTTGATGATTCGTAAACAAGAAAAAGGGTATGGGACCGATGACCGAATCGAAGGTAGTTATCTAGAGGGAGAGAGTGTTGTTATAATTGAGGATGTTACTACTTCCGGTAACTCGGTTTTAAGTGGCGTTGAAACCCTTCGAAACGTAGGTTTAACTGTTGATAAAGCTATTACTGTTGTTGATAGAGAATCCGGAGCTATAGAGAATTTAAGGGAACATGGTGTTGAGTTGGAGGCATTGATTTCTGTTTCACAACTTATAGATGAATAA
- a CDS encoding homoserine dehydrogenase encodes MKIALIGFGTVGQQLGHILLNRKEKLKEDFNYEPNVVAIADSKGTVNNPEGIDLKKAIQVKENQGSVIHGDWSEGLDVDYDVLVECTPTNIEDGEPGLTNIMNALESGKDVVTSNKGPLALKWRELMDTAEENNAVLKFEACVGGAMPIINLANEVLAGNKIKGIRGILNGTCNYILTRMTAEGLPYNHVLSEAQDLGIAEADPTYDVEGIDTALKVVIIANSVMGLNKTYDDVDLEGITGITPEALELAKKDNKQIKLIGEIQNQKLMVAPKMVSKDHPIAVGGTLNVASVKADLAGEITVTGKGAGGKETASSILSDLVSIWRNHKN; translated from the coding sequence ATGAAGATCGCTTTAATCGGTTTCGGAACTGTAGGCCAACAACTAGGCCACATACTACTAAATAGAAAAGAAAAACTTAAAGAAGACTTCAATTACGAGCCAAACGTGGTGGCAATCGCCGACTCCAAAGGAACTGTAAACAATCCAGAGGGAATAGACCTAAAAAAAGCAATTCAAGTAAAAGAAAACCAGGGTAGTGTTATTCATGGAGATTGGAGTGAGGGCCTCGATGTGGATTACGATGTATTGGTGGAGTGTACTCCAACAAACATAGAAGATGGAGAACCAGGACTAACAAACATAATGAACGCACTAGAGAGCGGTAAAGATGTCGTAACATCCAACAAAGGGCCTTTAGCATTAAAATGGAGAGAGTTAATGGATACCGCCGAAGAAAACAACGCAGTCTTAAAGTTTGAAGCCTGTGTAGGCGGCGCCATGCCAATAATCAATCTAGCAAACGAAGTCTTAGCCGGAAACAAAATCAAAGGAATACGGGGCATCCTAAATGGAACATGCAACTACATACTCACAAGAATGACAGCTGAAGGACTACCATACAACCACGTATTATCAGAAGCACAAGACCTAGGAATAGCAGAAGCCGACCCAACCTACGACGTAGAAGGAATCGACACAGCACTAAAAGTAGTTATAATCGCAAACTCAGTAATGGGATTAAACAAAACCTACGACGACGTAGACCTCGAAGGAATCACAGGAATAACACCAGAAGCACTAGAACTAGCCAAAAAAGACAACAAACAAATCAAACTCATCGGAGAAATACAAAACCAAAAACTAATGGTAGCACCAAAAATGGTATCAAAAGACCACCCAATAGCAGTAGGCGGAACACTAAACGTAGCATCCGTAAAAGCAGACCTAGCAGGAGAAATAACAGTAACAGGAAAAGGAGCAGGCGGAAAAGAAACAGCCAGCTCAATACTCAGCGACCTAGTATCAATCTGGAGAAACCACAAAAACTAA
- a CDS encoding homoserine kinase — translation MNSITVRTPATIANVGPGYDVFGLALKKPYDTITITKAKKTKITIKGIGKDDIPVDPELNTAGVVAKEMINQPLHIKLNKGIPSGSGLGSSAASAAGTVYAINKLFNLKHPTKKLIKQAARGEEVAAGETHSDNVAPAITGGFTIIKPNKNKKENKIHTTTPKPFKIVVVTPEHTTMTREARKTIPSKITLNQAKQNIYSASLITQGIIQGDIKKIGEGMQDTIAEPIRAQKIPGYKQAKQKALQKGAYGVTISGSGPTTIAVGPNPKKIGKTIQKTYKKHNINSKLTITQPGQGTTQTK, via the coding sequence ATAAACAGCATCACCGTTAGAACTCCAGCAACCATCGCAAATGTAGGTCCTGGATACGACGTATTCGGATTAGCCCTCAAAAAACCATACGACACCATCACCATAACCAAAGCCAAAAAAACCAAAATAACAATCAAAGGCATCGGAAAAGATGACATACCCGTCGACCCAGAGTTAAACACAGCCGGCGTCGTCGCCAAAGAAATGATAAACCAACCACTCCACATAAAACTAAATAAGGGAATACCTTCGGGAAGTGGTTTAGGCAGTAGTGCCGCAAGCGCAGCAGGAACCGTCTACGCAATCAACAAACTATTCAACCTCAAACACCCAACCAAAAAACTAATCAAACAAGCAGCCCGTGGAGAAGAAGTAGCCGCAGGAGAAACACACTCCGACAACGTAGCCCCCGCAATAACAGGCGGATTCACCATAATAAAACCAAACAAAAACAAAAAAGAAAACAAAATACATACAACCACACCAAAACCATTCAAAATAGTTGTAGTAACACCAGAACACACAACAATGACAAGAGAAGCAAGAAAAACAATACCATCCAAAATCACCCTAAACCAAGCAAAACAAAACATCTACAGCGCCTCCCTAATAACCCAAGGAATAATACAAGGAGACATCAAAAAAATCGGCGAAGGAATGCAAGACACAATAGCCGAACCCATCAGAGCCCAAAAAATACCCGGCTACAAACAAGCAAAACAAAAAGCCCTACAAAAAGGAGCCTACGGAGTCACAATAAGCGGATCAGGCCCAACAACAATCGCAGTAGGACCCAACCCCAAAAAAATAGGAAAAACAATCCAAAAAACCTACAAAAAACACAACATCAACTCCAAACTAACAATCACCCAACCAGGACAAGGAACAACCCAAACAAAATAA
- a CDS encoding DUF373 family protein produces the protein MTTLVLCIDRDDDIGLKAGIDGPIVGDRANLEAAQKLAVNDPEDSDINSVYAGIKIARDLEPEEEVVLATVTGSQNLGLESDNEIARQLDEILENHDIDKAIVVTDGAEDENVMPIVESRVKVNSVKRVVVKQSQNLETTYYIMKRFMEDPKFMRTFFIPIGLALVAYAIFTFLGHGELAVSGIFIVIGMYMIFKAVGGEEYIFKAVYELKESLVSGNISFVTYTASFILLVIAAMQAYLTWLEIGEAANLIMTAHILTSSIWWIVGAAIMGLLGKISDSYIKKSKHIWRYTALPFLVMATGLIVWGGSKYVLNISEGATATAYQVLVFSIIGGLTIAFLGIMAVKYAKKIKQSFQIET, from the coding sequence ATGACGACTCTTGTTCTTTGTATTGATCGGGATGATGATATTGGTTTGAAGGCGGGGATAGATGGACCTATTGTAGGTGATAGAGCCAATTTAGAAGCTGCTCAGAAACTTGCAGTCAATGACCCCGAAGACTCGGATATCAACTCGGTGTATGCAGGTATAAAGATAGCTCGAGACCTAGAACCTGAAGAGGAAGTTGTTTTAGCAACAGTAACAGGGTCACAAAACCTCGGGCTCGAGTCAGACAACGAAATTGCCCGACAACTTGATGAAATATTAGAAAACCATGATATAGATAAAGCAATTGTAGTAACAGATGGAGCAGAAGACGAAAACGTAATGCCCATCGTTGAATCAAGGGTTAAAGTAAACTCAGTAAAACGAGTCGTAGTAAAACAAAGCCAGAACCTGGAAACAACCTACTACATCATGAAGAGATTCATGGAAGACCCCAAATTCATGCGAACATTCTTCATACCAATAGGCCTCGCCCTAGTCGCATACGCAATCTTCACATTTCTCGGCCACGGCGAACTCGCCGTCAGCGGTATATTCATAGTAATCGGAATGTACATGATATTCAAAGCCGTAGGCGGAGAAGAATACATATTCAAAGCCGTATACGAACTAAAAGAATCACTAGTCAGCGGAAACATATCATTCGTAACCTACACAGCCTCATTCATACTACTAGTAATAGCCGCAATGCAAGCATACTTAACATGGCTAGAGATAGGAGAAGCAGCCAACCTAATAATGACAGCACACATACTAACCTCAAGCATATGGTGGATCGTCGGAGCAGCCATAATGGGCCTACTCGGAAAAATATCCGACAGCTACATCAAAAAATCTAAACACATATGGAGATACACAGCACTACCATTCCTAGTAATGGCAACAGGCCTAATAGTATGGGGCGGAAGCAAATACGTACTAAACATATCAGAAGGAGCAACAGCAACCGCATACCAAGTACTAGTATTCTCAATAATCGGAGGCCTAACAATAGCATTCCTAGGAATAATGGCAGTCAAATACGCCAAAAAAATAAAACAATCATTCCAAATAGAAACATAA
- a CDS encoding GDP-mannose 4,6-dehydratase codes for MDFKGESVLITGVSGFVGPYLAEYILDQGGDVYGLMRKRADGKDPKNLEELNLKDRINTVYGDLTDISSLANAIDLSEPDHIFHLAAQSFVPYSFTNPLETSNVNTMGVVNLLEAVRSSGYDPSFVFAGSSEEYGLVIASEEQYEDVLENRGHIFPEPRRIPELPIKETNPLRPMSPYGVTKVFGDHMTRNYFDSYGLDTKVSRAFNHEGARRGEDFVTSVVTRQVMKLKYGEKNKIDIGNVNAFRDWSHVKDIVKGYCLISKKGRKGDVYNQGSNRITSVLSYILLSLEKIGYNIEKIETNKNNKEIENPTKFNKDTTYGSKFKKTKVDNLLLKNKLRFKLEDQGIKVKTDTDNIEINFKKDRFRPAEVPILLSDTTKIEKIGFKSEYEVKDIIKDQLNYYLDQNRRK; via the coding sequence ATGGATTTTAAAGGAGAAAGTGTATTAATCACTGGGGTTTCTGGTTTTGTTGGTCCTTATCTTGCGGAGTATATTCTTGATCAGGGTGGAGATGTTTATGGGTTAATGAGGAAGAGAGCTGATGGTAAGGATCCTAAAAATCTGGAAGAATTGAATTTGAAGGACCGTATAAATACGGTTTATGGTGATTTAACTGACATATCTAGTTTAGCCAATGCGATTGATTTGTCAGAGCCTGATCATATTTTTCATTTAGCAGCTCAGTCTTTTGTTCCTTACTCTTTTACGAACCCTTTGGAGACAAGTAATGTAAATACAATGGGGGTTGTGAATTTATTGGAAGCTGTTAGATCTTCAGGCTATGATCCTTCATTTGTTTTTGCCGGTAGTAGTGAGGAATATGGCTTGGTTATTGCCTCAGAAGAACAATATGAGGATGTTTTAGAAAATAGAGGCCATATTTTTCCAGAGCCCAGAAGGATCCCTGAACTACCTATAAAGGAGACAAATCCACTACGGCCTATGTCGCCTTACGGTGTAACCAAGGTTTTTGGAGACCATATGACGAGGAACTATTTTGACTCATATGGCTTAGACACTAAAGTTTCTAGAGCGTTTAACCATGAAGGTGCTAGAAGAGGAGAAGACTTCGTCACATCTGTAGTTACAAGGCAGGTTATGAAGCTTAAATATGGGGAAAAAAATAAAATAGACATTGGAAATGTAAATGCCTTCAGAGACTGGAGTCATGTGAAAGATATAGTCAAAGGATACTGTTTAATATCTAAAAAAGGACGTAAGGGAGATGTCTATAACCAAGGCTCAAACAGAATTACATCAGTATTAAGCTACATACTATTAAGCCTTGAAAAGATAGGTTACAACATAGAAAAAATTGAAACAAATAAAAACAACAAGGAGATTGAAAACCCAACCAAATTTAATAAAGACACAACCTATGGCTCTAAATTTAAGAAAACAAAAGTAGACAACCTCCTGCTAAAAAATAAATTAAGGTTTAAATTAGAAGATCAAGGGATTAAAGTAAAAACAGATACGGACAACATCGAAATAAACTTCAAAAAAGATCGTTTTAGGCCTGCTGAAGTACCAATCCTACTTTCCGATACAACAAAAATAGAAAAAATAGGATTTAAATCAGAATACGAAGTTAAAGACATAATAAAAGATCAACTAAACTACTATCTTGATCAAAATAGAAGAAAATAA
- a CDS encoding DNA topoisomerase IV subunit A, which yields MTSKQNQNQNQQDSQQDSQTQQDINRILEIAYQFHKQFENTEIPQIEIPTRTKNNIELDEELEVWKYGDRTSTRSAKSIRGAYRLLKMLYTIDFFKTQLEQERSSTLRELYYISENWKNAKFREQSESDKLIEDLEIVTDMKREDFHIRPEEDGATIIGPLTIKEKTKRGTRKIHCQYDVGEGGYQIPNNPDNVKFTDHEADFVIAIETGGMRDRLIENGFDEKYNAIVVHLKGQPARSTRRIIKRLNEELNLPITVFTDADPWSYRIFSSVAYGSIKSAHLSEYMATPNAQFIGVCPTDIVEYELPTDKLNDQDIKALQSELTDPRFNTPYWKNEIELQLELEKKSEQQSLAKYGLDYVTETYLPEKLKQNNII from the coding sequence ATGACCAGTAAACAAAACCAAAACCAAAACCAACAAGACAGCCAACAAGACAGCCAAACCCAACAAGACATAAATCGGATACTGGAAATCGCATACCAATTCCATAAACAATTCGAAAACACAGAAATACCCCAAATCGAGATACCTACAAGAACCAAAAACAACATCGAGTTAGACGAAGAACTGGAGGTCTGGAAATACGGAGATAGAACAAGCACACGGTCAGCAAAAAGCATCCGCGGAGCCTACCGCCTACTAAAAATGCTATACACAATCGATTTCTTCAAAACCCAGCTAGAACAAGAAAGATCATCAACCCTCCGAGAACTCTACTACATAAGCGAAAACTGGAAAAACGCAAAATTCAGAGAACAAAGCGAATCAGACAAACTAATAGAAGACCTCGAAATCGTAACAGACATGAAAAGAGAAGACTTCCACATCAGGCCAGAAGAAGACGGAGCAACAATCATCGGACCCCTCACAATAAAAGAAAAAACCAAAAGAGGAACAAGAAAAATCCACTGCCAATACGACGTCGGCGAAGGAGGATACCAAATACCCAACAACCCCGACAACGTCAAATTCACAGACCACGAAGCAGACTTCGTAATCGCCATAGAAACAGGCGGAATGAGAGACCGACTAATAGAAAACGGATTCGACGAAAAATACAACGCAATCGTAGTACACCTAAAAGGCCAGCCAGCACGCAGCACCAGACGAATAATAAAAAGACTAAACGAAGAACTAAACCTACCAATAACAGTATTCACCGACGCAGACCCATGGAGCTACAGAATATTCTCAAGCGTAGCATACGGCTCCATCAAAAGCGCACACCTATCAGAATACATGGCAACACCAAACGCACAATTCATAGGAGTCTGCCCAACCGACATAGTAGAATACGAACTACCAACAGACAAACTAAACGACCAAGACATAAAAGCCCTACAAAGCGAACTAACCGACCCCAGATTCAACACACCATACTGGAAAAACGAAATAGAACTACAACTCGAACTCGAAAAAAAATCAGAACAACAATCACTCGCCAAATACGGCCTCGACTACGTAACCGAAACATACCTACCAGAAAAACTAAAACAAAACAACATAATCTAA
- a CDS encoding DNA topoisomerase VI subunit B codes for MEDPIAESLAESQREISVAEFFERNRQMLGFDSSARSLITCVKEGVDNSLDACEEAGYLPDLYIEIQEKDDEYKVIIEDNGPGVIKKQIPKIFGKLLYGSRFHKFVQSRGQQGIGISAAVLYGQLTTGKSARIISKISPDDPAHLYEININTDTNEPEITRDEVVDWTRPHGTRIEINLTGMYVKGRRQSIYNYLKTTGIANPHARITFVEPDGERTVFERAVNELPEKPKEIKPHPAGIELGTLLKMMRKTESRQLNAFLKNEFTRVGKTTAQEICETSGLKPESKVKGMGRKEAKKLINAFQEVNLISPPTDCLSPMGKDRVEKGLAKEYPEAEYITATTRSASVSNGNPFIVEAGIAYGIQKPEEEKIDLLRLANRVPLLYQRGGCVTTKAIKDIDWRRYELNQSGGTGIPKGPAVIMIHIASTNVPFTSESKDAIANVDEIRNEVERAVRETARNLRKYLKRQKRISQRKSKRNVIQKIIPDMAQKIQKITDKPTKNTEEVIAKINNNFLVTTNITKNKNHHQATINLENHDRTKKEITLTIPLTHKLIKAQPKPKKEIAEDHITLKWNRQLTSGEKDQIKIQIQTPNNKKPKIKPQITGVPKEILTITRGNQNDQ; via the coding sequence ATGGAGGACCCTATAGCTGAATCGCTCGCGGAGAGCCAGAGAGAGATAAGTGTAGCGGAGTTTTTCGAACGGAACAGGCAGATGCTTGGGTTTGACTCAAGCGCTCGAAGCCTGATAACATGTGTCAAAGAAGGGGTAGACAATAGTTTGGACGCATGTGAGGAAGCAGGATACCTCCCAGACCTATACATAGAGATACAAGAGAAAGACGATGAATATAAAGTTATAATAGAGGATAATGGCCCGGGAGTAATAAAGAAACAGATACCTAAGATATTTGGAAAACTCCTGTACGGCAGTAGGTTCCATAAATTCGTACAATCAAGAGGTCAACAAGGAATTGGGATATCCGCCGCCGTCCTATACGGACAACTAACAACTGGAAAAAGCGCCCGTATTATCTCCAAGATCTCTCCAGACGACCCAGCCCACCTATACGAAATCAACATTAATACAGATACAAACGAACCCGAAATAACCCGGGATGAAGTTGTAGACTGGACAAGGCCCCACGGCACCCGAATAGAAATCAACCTAACAGGCATGTACGTCAAAGGAAGAAGACAATCCATATACAACTACCTCAAAACCACCGGTATAGCAAACCCACATGCCCGAATAACCTTTGTTGAACCAGATGGTGAAAGAACTGTTTTTGAAAGAGCTGTAAACGAACTTCCAGAAAAACCCAAAGAAATCAAGCCACATCCAGCCGGAATTGAACTCGGAACCCTACTAAAGATGATGCGTAAAACCGAATCAAGACAACTAAACGCATTCCTCAAAAACGAGTTTACCAGAGTAGGTAAAACCACAGCCCAAGAAATCTGCGAAACATCAGGCCTAAAACCAGAAAGCAAAGTAAAAGGAATGGGTAGAAAGGAAGCAAAAAAACTAATCAACGCATTCCAAGAAGTCAACCTAATCTCTCCACCAACCGACTGCCTAAGCCCAATGGGCAAGGACCGCGTCGAAAAAGGCCTAGCAAAAGAATATCCAGAAGCCGAATACATAACCGCAACAACAAGATCAGCAAGCGTCTCCAACGGAAACCCATTCATAGTAGAAGCAGGAATCGCATACGGAATCCAAAAACCAGAAGAAGAAAAAATAGACCTACTAAGACTCGCAAACCGAGTACCCCTACTATACCAAAGAGGCGGCTGCGTAACCACAAAAGCAATCAAAGACATCGATTGGCGAAGATACGAACTAAACCAATCAGGAGGAACAGGAATCCCAAAAGGCCCCGCCGTAATAATGATCCACATAGCAAGCACCAACGTACCATTCACAAGCGAAAGCAAAGACGCAATCGCAAACGTAGACGAAATAAGAAACGAAGTCGAAAGAGCCGTAAGAGAAACCGCCAGAAACCTAAGAAAATACCTAAAACGACAAAAACGAATCTCACAAAGAAAAAGCAAAAGAAACGTAATACAAAAAATCATACCAGACATGGCACAAAAAATCCAAAAAATAACAGACAAACCAACCAAAAACACAGAAGAAGTAATAGCCAAAATAAACAACAACTTCCTCGTAACAACCAACATAACCAAAAACAAAAACCACCACCAAGCAACAATAAACCTAGAAAACCACGACAGAACAAAAAAAGAAATAACACTCACAATACCACTAACCCACAAACTAATCAAAGCACAACCCAAACCAAAAAAAGAGATAGCAGAAGACCACATAACACTCAAATGGAACCGACAACTAACCTCAGGAGAAAAAGACCAAATAAAAATACAAATACAAACCCCAAACAACAAAAAACCCAAAATAAAACCACAAATCACAGGAGTCCCAAAAGAAATACTAACAATAACAAGAGGAAACCAAAATGACCAGTAA
- the gyrA gene encoding DNA gyrase subunit A, with amino-acid sequence MNPSEARRVEDVQIQHKMKEAYLDYSMSVIVGRALPDVRDGLKPVHRRILYAMHDMGLKHNRPYKKSARVVGDVLGKYHPHGDTAVYDAMVRMAQDFSLRYQLIDGQGNYGSLDGDSAAAMRYTEARLTELAEEMLEDLDKETVDWKDNFDGSMQEPEVLPAKLPNLLVNGASGIAVGMATNIPPHNLTEVINAAIHLIENPNAEITDLMNYVEGPDFPTAGEIVGREGIYQAYKTGRGKITVRGTTRIDEDEDRIIIDSIPYQVKKSKIVEQIADLVKEDKIQGISDLRDESDREGLRIVIELKRDANPEVVQNRVYKSTSLETTFGINNLSIVDDEPEVLSLKEMLQHYIDHRTNVVKRRTQYLLKGDEDRLHIVNGLIHAVDNIDPVLELLQSSEGRQDAMDRLKTKYNLTEKQTKAILNMRLQRLTKLEKESLREEHKSLKTSIEKYRNLLSDRQNLLDRVKKELVELKENHGDPRQTQIKDGMESIQEIDLIPKKQVTIFLTEQGYIKRTPLSEYRIQRRSGTGIIGTDLKETDQLREITTASTHDMLLLFTDQGNVYWLETYRIPEYSRRSKGKPIVNLLNLNQNEKITTILPTNNLEKDIDLLFTTKKGYINRTPLKKYSNPRKTGIIAIDLQPDDQLIDVKKLKKNQKIIIASKNGQLTKFDETEVRPTGRNTMGVIGMRLEKDDEVIGASTTTENKHILTVSENGYGKLTPTHKYRQTHRGSKGVITLKTNKRNGKVKDIEAVNKNQYLMLATQKGMIIRIPITDISTQSRNTQGVKLMQTKNDKITDIQRTQN; translated from the coding sequence TTGAACCCAAGTGAAGCACGCAGAGTCGAAGACGTCCAAATCCAACACAAAATGAAAGAAGCCTACCTAGACTACTCAATGAGCGTAATAGTAGGTCGAGCACTACCAGACGTCCGAGACGGCCTAAAACCAGTACACCGCCGCATACTATACGCAATGCACGACATGGGCCTAAAACACAACAGGCCATACAAAAAAAGCGCAAGAGTAGTCGGAGACGTACTAGGTAAATACCACCCACACGGCGACACAGCCGTATACGACGCAATGGTCAGAATGGCCCAAGACTTCTCACTAAGATACCAATTAATCGACGGCCAAGGAAACTACGGATCACTCGACGGAGACTCCGCAGCAGCAATGCGATACACAGAAGCAAGATTAACCGAACTCGCCGAAGAAATGTTAGAAGACCTCGACAAAGAAACAGTCGACTGGAAAGACAACTTCGACGGCTCAATGCAAGAACCCGAAGTACTACCAGCAAAACTACCCAACCTCCTCGTAAACGGAGCATCCGGCATAGCAGTCGGAATGGCAACAAACATACCACCACACAACCTAACAGAAGTAATAAACGCAGCAATACACCTAATCGAAAACCCAAACGCCGAGATAACAGACCTAATGAATTATGTCGAGGGACCCGATTTCCCTACGGCTGGAGAGATCGTGGGAAGAGAAGGAATATACCAGGCCTACAAAACCGGTAGAGGTAAAATAACCGTCCGAGGCACCACCAGAATCGATGAAGACGAAGACCGCATCATAATCGACAGCATCCCATACCAAGTCAAGAAATCCAAGATCGTGGAACAAATAGCCGACCTCGTGAAAGAAGATAAAATCCAAGGCATATCCGACCTACGAGACGAATCAGACCGAGAAGGCCTCAGAATAGTAATAGAACTAAAAAGAGACGCCAACCCCGAAGTAGTTCAAAACAGAGTCTACAAAAGCACAAGCCTAGAAACCACATTCGGAATAAACAACCTATCCATAGTAGATGACGAACCCGAAGTCCTATCACTCAAAGAAATGCTACAACACTACATCGACCACAGAACAAACGTAGTGAAAAGACGAACCCAATACCTACTCAAAGGAGATGAAGACCGCCTACACATAGTAAACGGATTAATACACGCCGTAGACAACATCGACCCCGTCCTAGAACTACTACAATCATCAGAAGGCAGACAAGATGCAATGGATAGACTAAAAACCAAATACAACCTAACAGAAAAACAAACAAAAGCCATACTCAACATGAGACTACAGAGACTAACAAAACTCGAAAAAGAATCACTTCGAGAAGAACATAAATCACTAAAAACATCCATAGAAAAATACCGAAACCTACTTTCAGACCGTCAAAACCTACTCGACAGAGTCAAAAAAGAATTAGTAGAACTAAAAGAAAACCATGGAGACCCCCGACAAACCCAAATAAAAGACGGAATGGAATCAATACAAGAAATCGACCTAATACCCAAAAAACAAGTAACAATCTTCCTAACAGAACAAGGCTACATAAAAAGAACACCACTATCCGAATACAGAATCCAAAGAAGAAGCGGAACAGGAATAATAGGAACAGACCTAAAAGAAACAGACCAACTACGAGAAATCACAACAGCATCCACACACGACATGCTACTACTATTCACAGACCAAGGAAACGTCTACTGGCTAGAAACCTACCGAATACCAGAATACTCACGCCGAAGCAAAGGAAAACCAATAGTAAACCTACTCAACCTCAACCAAAACGAAAAAATCACAACAATACTACCAACCAACAACCTCGAAAAAGACATAGACCTACTCTTCACAACCAAAAAAGGATACATCAACCGAACACCACTAAAAAAATACAGCAACCCCCGAAAAACAGGCATAATAGCAATCGACCTACAACCAGACGACCAACTCATCGACGTAAAAAAACTAAAGAAAAACCAAAAAATAATAATAGCATCCAAAAACGGCCAACTCACAAAATTCGACGAAACAGAAGTAAGACCAACCGGCCGAAACACAATGGGCGTAATCGGAATGAGACTAGAAAAAGACGACGAAGTCATCGGAGCATCCACAACAACCGAAAACAAACACATACTCACCGTATCAGAAAACGGATACGGAAAACTAACACCCACACACAAATACAGACAAACACACAGAGGCTCAAAAGGCGTAATCACACTAAAAACAAACAAAAGAAACGGCAAAGTAAAAGACATCGAAGCCGTAAACAAAAACCAATACCTAATGCTCGCCACTCAAAAAGGAATGATAATAAGAATACCAATAACAGACATATCAACACAATCAAGAAACACCCAAGGAGTAAAACTAATGCAAACCAAAAACGACAAAATAACAGACATACAACGAACACAAAACTAA